A portion of the Cryptomeria japonica chromosome 5, Sugi_1.0, whole genome shotgun sequence genome contains these proteins:
- the LOC131076647 gene encoding cytochrome P450 734A1-like, whose protein sequence is MKNSMFSVAEIALFSFGCLVVFLVAKLTIALWWKPLQIAKHFQSQGINGPPYKLLFGNSLEVNKLIYEVTSKPMKLSHDIAARVQPYYHYWSKIYGSIFLIWLGPVPTLVIGTSELVKEALADKKGYYGKPRWDPFMKELLGEGLIVLNGDKWAHHRRIINPSFHTDKLKDMASSMVESTVNMLEKWEKVTKTGEKEVDVAVELKALTADVIARTAFGSSYLQGKHIFDLLAQQVSLACQDYAKLMVPFYRFVPFKRNRERWRLIKEIKSALKELIAEREKAGANTTQGYGNDLLGTMMNTIQEMRSSESNQGLTIEEIIAECKTFFIAGQETTSNHLAFAIILLAMHPDWQEKARSEIQQVCGNSHPKFETVNKLKTLGMILNEAIRLYLPAVGLIREAHKDTKLGGISIPEGTQVLFPMLTLNHDTSLWGEDANEFKPERFSEGITKAAKDGSTAFVPFGYGLRSCVGQNFAMLQSKVVLVMILQRFSFVLSPGYAHAPTAPITINPQHGAPIIIHKLHSDDNTV, encoded by the exons ATGAAAAATTCAATGTTTAGTGTTGCTGAAATTGCATTGTTTTCATTTGGTTGTTTAGTTGTGTTTCTAGTTGCCAAACTTACAATAGCACTATGGTGGAAGCCTCTGCAAATAGCCAAGCACTTTCAATCTCAAGGCATTAATGGCCCTCCTTACAAGCTACTCTTTGGAAATTCTCTTGAAGTAAACAAGTTAATTTACGAGGTCACATCCAAACCTATGAAACTCTCCCATGACATTGCAGCAAGAGTGCAGCCTTACTACCATTACTGGTCCAAAATATATG GGTCCATTTTCCTAATCTGGCTGGGGCCCGTACCAACACTAGTAATTGGTACATCTGAATTGGTGAAGGAGGCGCTAGCTGATAAGAAAGGGTATTATGGAAAACCAAGATGGGATCCTTTCATGAAAGAGCTGCTTGGAGAAGGCCTGATTGTGCTCAATGGGGATAAATGGGCGCACCACCGGCGGATTATAAATCCTTCTTTTCATACTGATAAGCTCAAG GATATGGCTTCTTCCATGGTGGAGAGCACTGTCAATATGCTAGAAAAATGGGAGAAAGTTACAAAAACTGGTGAGAAAGAAGTGGATGTGGCTGTGGAATTAAAGGCTTTAACTGCAGACGTTATTGCTCGCACAGCGTTTGGTAGCAGCTATCTCCAAGGAAAGCATATTTTCGACTTGCTGGCTCAGCAAGTATCCTTGGCCTGCCAAGATTATGCAAAATTAATGGTTCCTTTCTATAG ATTTGTGCCCTTCAAAAGAAACAGAGAGCGTTGGAGACTCATCAAAGAAATTAAGAGTGCTCTCAAAGAGCTTATTGCAGAGCGAGAAAAAGCTGGTGCAAACACCACCCAAGGCTATGGCAATGATCTGCTTGGCACCATGATGAACACAATCCAAGAGATGAGAAGCTCTGAAAGCAATCAGGGTCTCACAATAGAGGAAATCATAGctgaatgcaaaacatttttcatcGCTGGTCAAGAGACTACAAGTAATCACTTAGCATTTGCCATTATTCTCTTGGCCATGCATCCAGACTGGCAAGAGAAAGCACGCTCAGAAATACAACAAGTCTGTGGAAATAGCCATCCAAAATTTGAGACAGTAAACAAACTAAAAACT TTAGGAATGATTCTGAACGAGGCGATCAGGCTCTACTTACCAGCTGTTGGGCTGATTAGAGAAGCCCATAAGGATACAAAACTAGGAGGAATTTCAATTCCTGAAGGCACGCAGGTGCTGTTCCCTATGCTTACATTGAATCACGATACATCTCTGTGGGGAGAGGATGCAAATGAATTTAAGCCTGAGCGGTTTAGTGAGGGAATAACTAAGGCTGCTAAGGATGGCTCTACTGCATTTGTCCCTTTTGGATATGGATTGAGGTCGTGTGTGGGCCAAAATTTTGCTATGCTCCAAAGTAAGGTTGTCCTTGTCATGATTCTGCAACGCTTCTCGTTTGTTCTTTCTCCTGGTTATGCCCATGCACCGACAGCACCTATTAcgattaatcctcaacatggagcTCCAATCATTATCCATAAACTGCATTCGGATGACAACACGGTTTGA